A window of the Fodinibius sp. Rm-B-1B1-1 genome harbors these coding sequences:
- a CDS encoding HPr family phosphocarrier protein: MIKKKVTIVNDAGLHARPAAALVKLASKYEADFYIHLYGYKVNGKSILGVMTLAAEKGAELELEVDGPDESEALDAITDLIDSGFGEVYEDENE, from the coding sequence ATGATAAAAAAGAAAGTAACGATTGTTAATGATGCCGGTTTGCACGCACGCCCTGCGGCGGCATTGGTAAAGCTGGCATCGAAATATGAAGCGGATTTTTATATTCACTTATATGGTTATAAGGTGAATGGCAAAAGTATTTTGGGGGTAATGACACTGGCCGCCGAAAAAGGTGCTGAACTTGAGCTTGAAGTTGACGGGCCGGACGAGAGTGAGGCCCTTGATGCTATTACAGATTTAATTGATAGCGGATTTGGTGAAGTGTACGAGGACGAAAATGAGTGA
- the gatC gene encoding Asp-tRNA(Asn)/Glu-tRNA(Gln) amidotransferase subunit GatC produces the protein MSVTKKDVDYVADLAHLQLSEEETESLVSDMNQILDYMTTLEELDTSDVEPLEHVIDLEYRLRDDKAKEPLSHEDALKNAPDADTDYFRVPRVIE, from the coding sequence ATGTCAGTAACAAAAAAGGACGTTGATTACGTAGCCGATTTAGCCCACTTACAGCTCAGTGAAGAAGAAACAGAATCACTGGTTAGTGATATGAATCAGATTCTCGATTATATGACCACGCTCGAAGAGCTCGATACCTCGGATGTTGAGCCCCTCGAACATGTTATTGACCTTGAATATCGCCTTCGTGATGACAAAGCCAAAGAACCACTTTCTCACGAAGATGCCTTGAAAAATGCACCGGATGCCGATACCGATTACTTCCGCGTGCCTCGTGTTATTGAATAA
- a CDS encoding YfhO family protein, protein MSSKKKQNHELNEDFISRLSDKKQHSIALAVLFILPLILYSAIFFGDKQFLGNDVLQWRAGAESVVEHIEEYGEHPLWASNMFSGMPAYTLHNPSSPPSIDSFFKWIGGQTHPLAFFWILLSGAYFFFIVQKVRPFSAAIGAILIGFTTYLPIVIEAGHYAKFMAFAFVPWMFVGYHLISKSQKKLLAFFVFALAVALQLRANHPQITYYFLYLLGFWWLYNSWLAYKKDEIWDWMQRTGIAFGAGILGIICSIDLYWRLLEYSEYSTRGGSTLETGGGSGGLTLEYAFSWSQGVGELLTLIIPGLYGGSSGEAYWGPKSFTSGPHYLGAIAFIFALIGLFKYRKKIKYLFFGVGSLTLLFSLGNNLPAFNEFAFNYIPYFDKFRVPETWLIATVSCFAVLAVYGIEALFDLAKNKENALKELATPLGIAVTVGVLFSFGSNALLSFEKPGEAQQYAQQVAQQNNVSPDNPQVKQRVQNFINTRLKPERKEMASSDSTRYLILALLASGLIVGFIKRKISKGYLLIGLLVLTTYDMLSVGNRYVNADQMASDRLEPEQMVRQQQTPADKFIMENIDSDDGYPYRVFTLDRNPFNNAIPSYFYPSIGGYSGAKLAYYQDLIDHLLMDNQTGFNHAVLDMLNTKYITVQQQLPFEGYTEVFSQNNQRVYRNDDVLPKAFFVDSVATVDSPQQAVNQMKPSANFDPATTAIVETNDDIDSVTDTTAQVTIEQYKANEITLNTSTQNDQFLVISEIYYPTGWKATIDGEPADIYKTNFVLRGLQVPAGEHAIQLKFEPASAIWGGRIAWAGHILLWIAGIGLVSRKMGWLKQAAEKKEELNNS, encoded by the coding sequence TTGAGTTCTAAAAAAAAGCAAAATCACGAGCTAAACGAAGACTTCATTTCACGGCTTTCAGATAAAAAACAACATAGCATTGCCCTTGCGGTCCTCTTTATCCTACCGCTCATTTTATATTCCGCAATATTTTTTGGGGATAAACAATTTCTCGGCAATGATGTTTTACAGTGGCGCGCCGGTGCAGAATCTGTTGTAGAACATATTGAAGAGTACGGCGAACACCCACTCTGGGCGTCAAATATGTTTTCGGGAATGCCGGCCTATACCCTTCATAATCCATCCTCTCCTCCCAGCATCGACTCTTTTTTTAAATGGATTGGCGGACAAACACATCCACTCGCTTTTTTCTGGATACTTCTGAGTGGAGCTTATTTCTTCTTTATCGTTCAAAAAGTTCGCCCATTTTCAGCAGCCATAGGGGCCATCCTTATTGGATTTACGACCTACCTGCCTATTGTTATCGAAGCGGGCCATTACGCTAAATTTATGGCCTTCGCTTTCGTACCGTGGATGTTTGTAGGTTATCATCTAATATCGAAATCACAAAAAAAGCTGTTAGCCTTTTTTGTTTTTGCGTTGGCAGTTGCATTACAACTACGGGCCAACCATCCCCAAATAACATACTATTTTCTATATCTGCTGGGGTTCTGGTGGCTATATAACAGCTGGCTGGCTTATAAAAAAGATGAAATTTGGGATTGGATGCAACGAACCGGTATCGCATTTGGAGCCGGTATCTTGGGCATTATCTGTAGCATTGATTTATACTGGCGACTGCTCGAATATTCCGAATATAGCACACGCGGCGGCTCCACGCTCGAAACCGGTGGTGGTAGTGGCGGACTCACGCTCGAATATGCCTTTAGCTGGTCACAAGGCGTGGGCGAACTGTTAACACTCATCATCCCAGGGCTATATGGCGGATCATCCGGAGAAGCCTACTGGGGACCAAAATCGTTTACAAGTGGTCCGCACTATTTAGGGGCTATTGCCTTTATCTTCGCCTTAATTGGTCTTTTCAAATACCGTAAAAAGATTAAATACCTGTTTTTCGGCGTCGGCTCACTGACCCTGCTTTTTTCACTTGGTAATAACTTGCCGGCATTTAATGAGTTTGCCTTCAACTACATTCCCTATTTCGACAAATTTCGTGTCCCTGAAACATGGCTCATTGCTACGGTATCCTGTTTTGCTGTGCTGGCCGTTTATGGGATTGAAGCACTTTTTGATCTTGCTAAAAACAAAGAAAATGCACTTAAAGAATTAGCTACGCCCCTTGGCATTGCTGTAACAGTAGGCGTCTTATTCTCTTTTGGAAGTAACGCTCTGCTCTCTTTTGAAAAACCGGGTGAAGCCCAACAGTACGCGCAACAAGTGGCACAGCAGAATAATGTATCACCAGACAATCCACAGGTAAAACAGCGGGTACAAAATTTTATCAACACAAGATTAAAACCCGAGCGTAAAGAGATGGCCAGTAGTGATTCCACTCGCTATCTTATCTTGGCACTCCTTGCCAGCGGGCTTATCGTTGGTTTTATAAAACGAAAAATCAGTAAAGGCTACCTTCTTATCGGACTGCTCGTACTTACCACCTACGATATGTTAAGTGTTGGCAACCGCTATGTAAATGCAGATCAAATGGCCTCAGATCGACTTGAACCTGAACAGATGGTCCGCCAGCAGCAAACCCCAGCCGATAAGTTTATCATGGAAAATATCGATTCTGATGATGGCTATCCGTATCGTGTATTCACCTTAGATAGAAATCCATTTAATAATGCTATCCCCTCTTACTTCTATCCCTCCATCGGCGGATATTCCGGGGCAAAGCTGGCCTATTACCAGGATTTAATTGACCACTTGCTGATGGATAACCAAACTGGCTTTAACCATGCCGTGTTGGATATGCTGAACACCAAATATATTACGGTCCAACAACAGCTTCCTTTTGAGGGATATACAGAGGTATTCAGTCAAAACAATCAGCGCGTATACCGTAACGATGATGTATTGCCCAAAGCCTTTTTTGTGGATTCTGTTGCCACGGTTGATTCTCCACAGCAAGCCGTTAACCAAATGAAACCATCAGCAAATTTCGATCCTGCAACAACAGCTATAGTCGAAACAAATGATGACATAGATTCCGTAACGGATACCACAGCCCAAGTCACGATAGAACAATACAAAGCCAATGAAATAACGCTAAACACGTCGACACAAAATGATCAATTCTTGGTAATCAGCGAGATCTATTATCCAACCGGATGGAAAGCAACTATTGACGGAGAACCAGCCGACATCTATAAAACAAATTTTGTGCTTCGGGGTTTACAAGTGCCAGCTGGTGAACATGCAATTCAACTTAAGTTTGAGCCTGCATCGGCTATTTGGGGTGGACGCATTGCTTGGGCTGGTCACATTCTACTTTGGATTGCTGGTATTGGCTTGGTATCTCGTAAGATGGGATGGCTCAAGCAAGCTGCTGAAAAGAAGGAGGAGTTAAATAACTCTTAA